One Vicinamibacterales bacterium DNA window includes the following coding sequences:
- a CDS encoding GDP-mannose 4,6-dehydratase, giving the protein MRVLITGGAGFVGSHLAETLLERGDEVSVLDDLSTGSIDNITHLKPHPRFRYTIDTIANEPLLAEMLDACDTVVHLAAAVGVKLIVEQPVRTIETNVHGTEVVLKHANKKKKLVLIASTSEVYGKSAVVPFREDADLVLGPTVKHRWAYACSKMIDEFLALAYWKERKLPVIIVRLFNTVGPRQTGQYGMVVPNFVRQALSGQPITVFGDGTQSRSFTYVGDVVTAIAALINEPRAIGEVFNIGNGEEISISGLALRIKEMTGSASPIVTIPYEQAYEAGFEDMPRRVPDISKIRALIGYEPTVGLDEILTRVIGSVRTA; this is encoded by the coding sequence ATGCGCGTTCTCATCACCGGCGGCGCCGGATTCGTCGGATCGCACCTCGCTGAGACGCTGCTCGAGCGCGGCGACGAGGTGTCGGTCCTCGACGATCTGTCCACCGGCTCGATCGACAACATCACCCACCTCAAGCCGCATCCGAGGTTCCGCTACACCATCGACACCATCGCGAACGAGCCGCTGCTGGCGGAGATGCTCGACGCCTGCGACACCGTCGTCCACCTGGCCGCCGCGGTCGGGGTCAAGCTGATCGTCGAACAGCCGGTGCGGACCATCGAGACCAACGTCCACGGCACCGAGGTGGTGCTCAAGCACGCCAACAAGAAGAAGAAGCTGGTGCTGATCGCCTCGACGTCCGAGGTCTACGGCAAGAGCGCTGTGGTGCCGTTCAGGGAGGATGCCGATCTCGTGCTCGGGCCAACCGTCAAGCACCGCTGGGCCTACGCCTGCAGCAAGATGATCGACGAGTTTCTGGCGCTGGCCTACTGGAAGGAGCGTAAGCTGCCGGTGATCATCGTCCGGCTGTTCAACACCGTCGGACCGCGGCAGACCGGGCAGTACGGCATGGTCGTACCCAACTTCGTGCGGCAGGCACTCAGCGGTCAGCCGATCACCGTGTTCGGCGACGGCACGCAGTCGCGCAGCTTCACCTATGTCGGCGACGTCGTCACCGCGATCGCCGCGCTGATCAACGAACCGCGCGCCATCGGCGAGGTCTTCAACATCGGCAACGGCGAGGAGATCTCGATCAGCGGGCTGGCGCTGCGGATCAAGGAGATGACCGGCAGCGCCTCCCCGATCGTGACGATCCCCTACGAGCAGGCCTACGAGGCTGGCTTCGAGGACATGCCGCGGCGAGTGCCCGACATCTCGAAAATCCGGGCGCTGATCGGCTACGAGCCGACGGTCGGCCTCGACGAAATCCTCACCAGGGTCATCGGTTCGGTCCGTACTGCCTGA
- a CDS encoding radical SAM/SPASM domain-containing protein: protein MRARAAARRAAETLLRRNAKPVRRLLLAAGRDRSPGLPEIVQIESTNICNAKCVFCPRDEMHRAQGVMSRELFRKVVDECAALGITHVRMHNYGEAFLDRHLAEKVRYAKDKGIKEVGMISNGSLITEKVARAVIEAGLDAINISVDAGGKEVFDATRIGLNYEKVIANVERLVRIRSELGRVHPKLILSFVRQHNSADEQAFIQHWRGIADKIHITELHNWAGTLNHESDVTYPCYRPWLTFTVLWDGRVSLCCADFDGRTVLGDLNRESIREIWNSDAYRAVRREHLESGGPDICRACDLPRKDSPLWIRKLV, encoded by the coding sequence ATGCGCGCCAGAGCCGCCGCCAGACGCGCCGCAGAAACCCTGCTTCGCCGCAACGCGAAGCCGGTGCGGCGCCTCCTGCTCGCCGCCGGGCGCGATCGTTCGCCCGGACTGCCCGAGATCGTCCAGATCGAGAGCACCAACATCTGCAACGCCAAGTGCGTGTTCTGCCCGCGCGACGAGATGCACCGCGCGCAGGGGGTGATGAGCCGCGAGCTGTTCCGCAAAGTCGTCGACGAGTGCGCGGCGCTCGGCATCACCCACGTGCGCATGCACAACTACGGCGAGGCGTTCCTCGATCGCCACCTCGCCGAAAAGGTCCGCTACGCCAAGGACAAGGGGATCAAGGAAGTCGGCATGATCAGCAACGGCTCGCTGATCACGGAGAAGGTCGCGCGCGCGGTGATCGAAGCGGGGCTCGACGCGATCAACATCAGCGTCGACGCCGGCGGCAAGGAGGTGTTCGACGCCACCAGGATCGGCCTCAACTATGAGAAGGTCATCGCCAACGTCGAACGGCTCGTCCGCATCCGCAGCGAGCTCGGCCGCGTCCACCCCAAGCTGATTCTCTCCTTCGTGCGGCAGCACAACTCAGCCGACGAGCAGGCGTTCATCCAGCACTGGCGCGGAATCGCCGACAAGATCCACATCACCGAGCTGCACAACTGGGCCGGCACGCTCAACCACGAGTCGGACGTCACCTATCCCTGCTACCGGCCGTGGCTCACCTTCACGGTGCTGTGGGACGGCCGGGTGTCGCTCTGCTGCGCGGACTTCGACGGGCGGACGGTACTCGGCGACCTCAACCGGGAGTCCATCCGCGAGATTTGGAATTCCGACGCCTACCGCGCTGTACGGCGCGAGCATCTGGAGAGCGGCGGCCCGGACATCTGCCGGGCCTGTGACCTGCCGCGCAAGGATTCGCCGCTCTGGATCCGCAAGCTCGTGTAG
- a CDS encoding methyltransferase domain-containing protein has product MAELVRRGEYAARGDYHRTLDPNWEFYPTYLAKLTALRQYLDALPRGSRVLDAGCGEGVLVEEYADRLAMRGVDMNYASERVTHGSVTALPFPDGSFDRALCLDVLEHLAYEDQPRALAELHRVLAPDGELLVSVPNLAHLQSRVQFLLRGRLIRTASEFKHPGDRPVFEYLRLARRAGFALVHRRGIFPTVPIVTHFIRKHPRRLAPLHRALTRLLPVPGWCFLNLLTFRKS; this is encoded by the coding sequence GTGGCGGAACTGGTTCGCCGCGGCGAATACGCGGCTCGCGGCGATTACCACCGCACGCTGGATCCGAACTGGGAGTTCTATCCCACCTACCTCGCCAAGCTGACCGCGCTTCGGCAGTATCTCGACGCATTGCCGCGAGGTTCGCGCGTCCTCGACGCGGGCTGCGGCGAAGGCGTGCTCGTCGAGGAGTACGCCGATCGCCTGGCGATGCGTGGCGTCGACATGAACTACGCGTCCGAGCGTGTCACGCACGGCTCGGTCACCGCCTTGCCGTTCCCCGACGGCTCGTTCGATCGCGCGCTCTGTCTCGACGTGCTCGAGCATCTTGCCTACGAAGACCAACCGCGCGCGCTGGCCGAGCTGCACCGCGTGCTCGCGCCGGACGGAGAACTGCTGGTGTCGGTGCCCAACCTGGCGCACCTGCAGTCGCGCGTCCAGTTCCTGCTGCGCGGCCGCCTGATCCGCACCGCATCCGAGTTCAAGCACCCCGGCGATCGCCCGGTCTTCGAGTACCTGCGGCTTGCCAGGCGGGCCGGCTTCGCGCTCGTCCACCGCCGCGGCATCTTCCCGACGGTGCCGATCGTCACGCATTTCATCCGGAAGCATCCGCGCCGGCTGGCGCCGCTGCACCGGGCCCTCACCCGGCTGCTGCCGGTGCCGGGCTGGTGCTTCCTCAACCTGCTCACCTTCCGCAAGAGCTGA
- a CDS encoding lipopolysaccharide biosynthesis protein, protein MFAKIRELSRNITVYGLGDVAVSVINVLLLPVYVVYFSAADYGAIALLGVMEVVAKIVFRFGLDGSFMRFYYDCRDGRERQRLASTIFLFLLVLNGAIVAVMLAAAPWIAHALIGDRVYTAALRLMLFNTFAIGFTFIPFHVLRVEQRTVTFSLLTLARSVLTIVIRLALVIRLGMGVTGLYLADVIVTSIIMAVLVRWFVPMLRPIFSRQLLTETLAFGLPRVPHAAAQQVSAVGDKLILRLFTTMENIGVYSTAVSVGLTQKLFLSAFESAWAPFYYASVKEPDAPRVFRLVTTYGVAILALLTAGLSAAGTDALRAMTHGRLIAPADPRWSAVSSVIAWTAVGVFFQGVYLLTSIGLNITKQTRFYPVATISAAAVNVGLNFLLIPRYGIVGAAWANGISYGVQAVLGYRLSQRYYPISYEWGRLARVCAAAFTGYLIAILLPRLDVALDPRSSLAPVPDALLRGAVVVVVFGGLLFVTGFFHAEELERLRALRRGSPPLPAQRAPDSTERAGEIVATDIEPPG, encoded by the coding sequence TTGTTCGCGAAAATCCGGGAGCTCTCCAGGAACATCACGGTCTACGGGCTCGGCGACGTCGCCGTGTCCGTGATCAACGTCCTCCTGCTGCCGGTCTATGTCGTCTACTTCAGCGCCGCCGACTATGGCGCGATCGCGCTGCTCGGCGTGATGGAGGTGGTCGCCAAGATCGTGTTCCGCTTCGGCCTCGACGGGTCGTTCATGCGGTTCTACTACGACTGCCGCGACGGCCGCGAGCGGCAGCGGCTGGCGAGCACCATTTTCCTGTTCCTGCTGGTGCTCAACGGGGCCATCGTCGCCGTGATGCTCGCGGCGGCGCCGTGGATCGCGCACGCGCTCATCGGCGATCGCGTCTACACCGCGGCGCTGCGGCTGATGCTCTTCAACACGTTCGCGATCGGCTTCACCTTCATTCCGTTCCACGTGCTGCGGGTGGAACAGAGGACGGTCACGTTCAGCCTGCTGACGCTGGCCCGCTCGGTCCTGACCATCGTCATCCGGCTGGCGCTCGTGATCCGGCTCGGCATGGGCGTCACCGGCCTCTATCTCGCAGACGTGATCGTCACCTCGATCATCATGGCCGTCCTGGTGCGGTGGTTCGTGCCGATGCTGCGGCCGATCTTCTCGCGCCAGTTGCTGACCGAGACGCTGGCGTTCGGCTTGCCGCGGGTGCCGCACGCGGCGGCCCAGCAGGTCAGCGCGGTCGGCGACAAGCTGATCCTGCGCCTGTTCACCACAATGGAGAACATCGGCGTCTATTCGACGGCGGTGTCGGTCGGACTGACCCAGAAGCTGTTCCTCAGCGCGTTCGAGTCGGCTTGGGCGCCGTTCTACTACGCGTCCGTGAAGGAGCCTGACGCGCCGCGCGTCTTCCGCCTCGTCACCACCTACGGCGTCGCCATCCTGGCGCTGCTCACCGCCGGACTGTCCGCTGCCGGCACCGACGCGCTGCGGGCGATGACCCACGGGCGTCTGATCGCTCCCGCGGATCCGCGGTGGAGCGCCGTGTCGAGCGTCATCGCCTGGACCGCAGTCGGCGTCTTTTTCCAGGGCGTCTACCTGCTGACGTCGATCGGCCTCAACATCACCAAGCAGACGCGCTTCTACCCCGTCGCCACGATCAGCGCCGCGGCGGTCAACGTCGGGCTCAACTTCCTCCTGATCCCGCGCTACGGCATCGTCGGGGCCGCCTGGGCGAACGGGATCTCGTACGGCGTCCAGGCGGTCCTCGGATACCGTCTGTCGCAGCGGTACTACCCCATCTCCTACGAGTGGGGCCGCCTCGCCCGTGTCTGCGCCGCGGCGTTCACGGGCTATCTGATCGCGATCCTCCTGCCCCGACTCGACGTGGCCCTCGATCCGCGGTCGTCGCTGGCGCCGGTTCCCGACGCGCTGCTGCGCGGCGCCGTCGTGGTCGTCGTGTTCGGTGGACTGCTCTTCGTGACCGGGTTTTTCCACGCGGAGGAGCTCGAGCGGCTGCGGGCCCTGCGCCGCGGCAGTCCGCCGTTGCCGGCGCAGCGGGCGCCGGACAGTACCGAACGGGCTGGGGAAATCGTCGCCACCGACATCGAACCGCCGGGCTAG
- a CDS encoding radical SAM protein, with translation MTLVKKLRHRLASRARALPVARHAWARYRKRRYRDRVQRFIDEGSGRSDRLPMGAVYEATMRCNLHCEFCYVGDLLNLEGEWREELPIEALARAFPEQNGLQINLTGGEIFMRKDILEVLDLFRSKGYACGYLTTNGTIITEERADALADLAAAGFLKHISVSVDGPRELHDIARGLTGTFERTTAGLKRLQESARRKGAPLRVGINTTVTHESLEALDRMVDVAEELGVDAIGLNHLMYSTPEEVAETVKILGAPDASVIATYVTPDPGLDVAQVRAKVGALAAKCREKNVLFDFRPKVHEPLLDSYYTPGTRLDGRCLYPFLHARVSFSGKVYFCPFIRIEVGDLTTSSLEEVWNGEKYVALRRTLLEHGIFPVCRRCCKVELAPEPVVATADLRKRRAIPLTVVHN, from the coding sequence ATGACCCTGGTTAAAAAACTGCGCCATCGGCTCGCGTCACGCGCCCGTGCGCTTCCCGTCGCGCGCCACGCGTGGGCCCGCTACAGAAAGCGTCGGTATCGCGATCGCGTCCAGCGCTTCATCGACGAGGGCAGCGGCCGCTCCGACCGTTTGCCGATGGGCGCCGTCTACGAAGCGACGATGCGGTGCAACCTGCACTGCGAGTTCTGCTACGTCGGCGATCTGCTGAACCTCGAGGGGGAGTGGCGCGAAGAGCTGCCGATCGAGGCGCTGGCGCGCGCGTTCCCTGAGCAGAACGGCCTCCAGATCAATCTCACCGGCGGCGAGATCTTCATGCGGAAGGACATCCTGGAGGTGCTGGATCTCTTCCGCAGCAAGGGCTACGCCTGCGGCTACCTCACGACCAACGGCACGATCATCACCGAGGAGCGCGCCGACGCGCTCGCCGATCTCGCGGCGGCCGGCTTTCTGAAGCACATCAGCGTGTCGGTCGACGGCCCGCGCGAGCTGCACGACATCGCGCGCGGACTCACCGGGACGTTCGAGCGGACGACCGCCGGCCTCAAGCGCCTGCAGGAGTCGGCGCGCCGCAAGGGAGCGCCGCTGCGCGTCGGCATCAATACGACGGTGACCCACGAGAGCCTCGAGGCGCTCGATCGCATGGTGGACGTGGCCGAGGAGCTCGGGGTGGATGCGATCGGGCTCAATCACCTGATGTACAGCACGCCGGAAGAAGTCGCGGAGACGGTGAAGATCCTCGGCGCGCCTGACGCGTCGGTGATTGCCACCTACGTCACGCCCGATCCCGGACTCGACGTCGCGCAGGTGCGCGCCAAGGTCGGCGCGCTCGCCGCGAAGTGCCGCGAGAAGAACGTGCTCTTCGATTTCCGGCCGAAGGTGCACGAGCCGCTGCTGGACAGCTACTACACGCCCGGCACTCGGCTCGACGGCCGCTGCCTGTATCCGTTCCTGCACGCGCGCGTGTCGTTCTCGGGCAAGGTCTACTTCTGCCCGTTCATCCGCATCGAGGTGGGCGACCTGACCACGTCCTCGCTCGAAGAGGTGTGGAACGGCGAGAAGTACGTCGCGCTGCGGCGCACGCTCCTCGAGCACGGGATCTTTCCGGTGTGCCGCCGCTGCTGCAAGGTCGAGCTCGCCCCGGAGCCGGTCGTCGCGACGGCCGACCTGCGAAAACGCCGCGCGATTCCGCTGACGGTGGTCCACAACTGA
- a CDS encoding radical SAM protein — translation MTRLGHRTLLVNPPLVNGVAFTRQGRCQEREEVLGTTKPPYTLALLAAMLREAAFDVRLVDLTATGRTVDDLIADLDRQGFQPTLILYPSTTPTLEADTHEMARLKARYGAPLFSFGPHASTVPLASMQRAPEVDGLFVGEPEDGALQLAQLESLADLGAVPSLTWRRHGEIVPHRAQGSYEGFLTLPYPAWDLVPLGSYSLPLVNRPYAIVETSRGCPYACDFCVAPIHQGHKFRERSAKAIVDEIERGYREFGLDFFYLWGDTVTLNVKTFTAFCDELIARKLPVQWLSNARADNLTDPAFVHRLRKAGCWMLAMGIETESEDIRKDMVKRLDREKIQLAIRNMRDAGIRSFAFFIFGYPGETIKTINQTIQYSVELDPDFANFYPAVPYPGTELYNKVVRDGLLAAEDWSRMEYSYYLLRGNGLDEKVVMDAINRAKRRFFMRPKYIARKFGDVLKLAATKPQIFRQIASRTIFGVRTPAPARVKNSAALSSNATAHQ, via the coding sequence ATGACGCGCCTCGGACACCGCACGCTGCTCGTCAACCCGCCGCTCGTCAACGGCGTCGCGTTCACGCGCCAGGGCCGCTGCCAGGAGCGCGAGGAAGTGCTGGGCACGACGAAGCCGCCCTACACGCTGGCCCTGCTCGCCGCGATGCTGCGCGAGGCGGCGTTCGACGTGCGCCTCGTCGATCTCACGGCGACCGGCCGCACGGTCGACGATTTGATCGCGGATCTCGATCGCCAGGGGTTCCAGCCGACGCTGATCCTCTATCCGAGCACGACGCCGACGCTCGAGGCCGACACGCACGAGATGGCCAGACTGAAGGCCCGCTACGGCGCGCCGCTGTTCTCGTTCGGTCCGCACGCCTCCACCGTCCCGCTGGCCTCGATGCAGCGCGCCCCTGAGGTCGACGGTCTGTTCGTCGGCGAACCGGAGGACGGTGCGCTGCAGCTCGCGCAGCTCGAGTCGCTCGCCGATCTCGGCGCCGTCCCGAGCCTGACCTGGCGGCGCCACGGGGAAATCGTGCCGCATCGGGCGCAGGGCTCCTACGAGGGTTTCCTGACGCTGCCGTATCCGGCCTGGGACCTGGTGCCGCTGGGCTCGTACAGTCTGCCGCTCGTCAACCGGCCGTACGCGATCGTCGAGACCAGCCGCGGCTGTCCGTACGCGTGCGACTTCTGCGTCGCGCCGATCCATCAGGGACACAAGTTCCGCGAGCGCAGTGCCAAAGCGATCGTCGACGAAATCGAGCGCGGCTATCGCGAGTTCGGGCTGGACTTTTTCTACCTGTGGGGCGACACGGTCACACTGAACGTGAAGACGTTCACAGCGTTCTGCGACGAACTGATCGCACGCAAGCTGCCGGTGCAGTGGCTCAGCAATGCGCGCGCCGACAACCTGACCGACCCGGCCTTCGTCCACCGGCTGCGCAAGGCCGGCTGCTGGATGCTGGCGATGGGGATCGAGACCGAGTCGGAAGACATCCGCAAGGACATGGTCAAGCGGCTCGATCGCGAGAAGATCCAGCTTGCGATCAGGAACATGCGCGACGCCGGCATCCGCTCGTTCGCCTTCTTCATCTTCGGATATCCGGGCGAGACCATCAAGACGATCAACCAGACCATCCAGTATTCGGTCGAACTCGATCCCGACTTCGCCAACTTCTATCCCGCCGTCCCCTACCCCGGAACAGAGCTCTACAACAAGGTGGTTCGCGACGGGCTGCTCGCCGCCGAAGACTGGTCGCGGATGGAGTATTCGTACTATCTGCTGCGCGGCAACGGCCTCGACGAGAAGGTGGTCATGGACGCGATCAACCGGGCCAAGCGCCGGTTCTTCATGCGTCCGAAGTACATCGCGCGCAAGTTCGGCGACGTGCTGAAGCTCGCCGCCACCAAGCCGCAGATCTTCAGACAGATCGCCAGCCGGACGATCTTCGGCGTCAGGACGCCCGCTCCCGCCCGCGTAAAAAATTCCGCGGCACTGTCATCGAACGCGACAGCCCATCAGTAA
- a CDS encoding carbohydrate-binding protein, whose protein sequence is MSIKRLGCLLWVCVLTSAAPSRAATITVAAGGNLQAAINAAAPGDTILLPAGAVFTGNFVLPVKGGSAFITIRSAAADASLPAAGVRIDPSYAALLPKVRSDHNGAAFQTAAGATFWRLQFLEILPSESTASANLIELGHADATQSTIASVPQHLIIDRCYIHGASWDQRRGIALNSGDTLISNSYISGIRGTNVDTQAIAGWNGPGPYLIENNYLEAGAENLLFGGDDPDIPGLVPSNITIRRNLVSKPAAWATSGYTLKNLIELKNADTVTIEGNTIENNWAAGQQGYSILLTPRNQNGTAPTTVVQNVTIRNNVIRHVAAVFNIAGYDDLNPSRQTANVQIANNLVYDVSSAYATSGNPANGWFAVIGNGPRGVVFDHNTIDSDGDDTFCFYSGTTAAGAVITGLEITNNLFRDNAYGIFGGNSQEGLKSLALYAPGAYVGGNAIGGATAALYPGGNLFPSLTQWSADFVNRAGGDYHLTSASASRGTALDGTDIGVAFPALDAALAGSSSAPPPPPAPDPTPFTGTPIALPGRIEAENYDNGGDGVAYHDTTAGNSSGAYRTDNVDIKATSDSSGGYNVKSVRAGEWLAYTVNVAAAGSYTLGFRVASSGTGGTVHVAIDGAAVTGAIALPDTGGWDVWKTATVAGVTLPAGQHVLTLVIDANGSAGTAADINWIDVTAAGLTTKPWGGTPAALPGTIQFENYDMGGSGVSYYDTTAGNSTGAYRSDNVDIKATSDSSGSYNVKSVRAGEWLAYTVTIGAAGTYSLDLRVASSGTGGTVHFTLDGTNVTGAIALPNTGSWDTWQTVTKTGVSLPAGTHVLKVIVDANGSGGTAADLNWFKFR, encoded by the coding sequence ATGTCAATCAAACGCCTCGGTTGTTTGCTCTGGGTGTGTGTGTTGACGTCGGCGGCCCCCTCGCGAGCCGCGACGATCACCGTCGCGGCGGGCGGCAACCTGCAGGCGGCGATCAACGCCGCCGCCCCCGGCGACACGATCCTCCTCCCTGCGGGCGCGGTCTTCACCGGCAACTTCGTGCTGCCAGTCAAGGGCGGCAGCGCCTTCATCACCATCCGGTCCGCGGCCGCTGATGCGTCGCTGCCGGCCGCCGGCGTGCGCATCGATCCTTCGTACGCGGCGCTTCTGCCGAAGGTCCGCTCCGACCACAATGGCGCCGCATTTCAGACCGCGGCCGGCGCCACCTTCTGGCGGCTGCAGTTCCTGGAGATTCTGCCGAGCGAATCGACCGCCAGCGCCAATCTCATCGAGCTCGGACACGCCGATGCGACCCAGTCGACGATCGCCTCAGTCCCGCAGCACCTGATCATCGATCGCTGCTACATTCACGGCGCCTCCTGGGATCAGCGCCGCGGCATCGCGCTCAACAGCGGTGACACCCTCATCTCCAACTCCTACATCTCGGGGATCAGGGGCACCAACGTCGACACGCAGGCGATCGCCGGCTGGAATGGCCCCGGGCCGTACTTGATCGAGAACAACTATCTCGAGGCCGGAGCGGAGAACCTGCTGTTCGGCGGCGACGATCCGGATATCCCGGGGCTGGTGCCGTCCAACATCACGATCCGCCGCAACCTGGTCAGTAAGCCCGCCGCGTGGGCGACGTCCGGGTACACGCTCAAGAACCTGATCGAATTGAAGAACGCCGACACCGTGACGATCGAGGGCAACACCATCGAGAACAACTGGGCGGCGGGCCAGCAGGGCTATTCGATTCTGCTGACGCCGCGCAACCAGAACGGCACCGCTCCCACGACGGTGGTGCAGAACGTCACGATCCGCAACAACGTCATCCGCCACGTGGCGGCGGTCTTCAACATCGCCGGCTACGACGACCTGAATCCGTCGCGCCAGACGGCCAACGTGCAGATCGCCAACAACCTGGTCTACGACGTCAGCAGCGCCTACGCCACCAGCGGCAACCCGGCCAACGGCTGGTTCGCGGTGATCGGCAACGGCCCGCGCGGCGTGGTGTTCGATCACAACACGATCGACAGCGACGGCGATGACACGTTCTGCTTCTATTCGGGAACGACCGCCGCCGGCGCGGTGATCACCGGCCTCGAGATCACCAACAATCTCTTCCGCGACAATGCCTACGGCATCTTCGGGGGCAACTCGCAGGAGGGCCTCAAGTCGCTCGCGCTGTATGCGCCGGGCGCCTACGTGGGCGGCAACGCCATCGGCGGCGCAACCGCGGCGCTGTACCCGGGCGGCAACCTCTTCCCATCGCTGACCCAATGGTCCGCCGACTTCGTCAACCGCGCCGGCGGCGACTACCATCTGACGTCGGCGAGCGCCTCGCGCGGCACCGCGCTCGACGGCACCGACATCGGCGTCGCGTTCCCGGCGCTCGACGCCGCGCTCGCCGGCAGCTCGTCGGCCCCCCCGCCGCCGCCCGCGCCGGATCCGACGCCGTTCACCGGCACGCCGATCGCTCTCCCGGGACGGATCGAGGCCGAGAACTACGATAACGGCGGCGACGGCGTGGCCTATCACGACACGACCGCGGGCAACAGCAGCGGCGCCTACCGCACGGACAACGTCGACATCAAGGCCACGAGCGACAGCAGCGGCGGCTACAACGTCAAGAGCGTCCGCGCCGGCGAGTGGCTGGCCTATACCGTCAACGTCGCCGCCGCCGGCAGCTACACGCTCGGCTTCCGGGTCGCGTCGAGCGGCACGGGCGGCACCGTGCACGTCGCCATCGACGGCGCCGCGGTCACCGGCGCGATTGCCCTGCCCGACACCGGTGGCTGGGATGTGTGGAAGACCGCGACCGTTGCCGGCGTCACGCTCCCCGCCGGTCAGCACGTGCTGACGCTCGTCATCGACGCCAACGGCAGCGCCGGCACGGCGGCCGACATCAACTGGATCGACGTGACAGCCGCCGGCCTGACGACCAAGCCCTGGGGCGGGACGCCGGCGGCGCTGCCTGGAACGATCCAGTTCGAGAACTACGACATGGGCGGTTCGGGCGTCTCGTACTACGACACCACCGCGGGCAACAGCACCGGCGCGTATCGATCCGACAACGTCGACATCAAGGCCACGAGCGACAGCAGCGGCAGCTACAACGTCAAATCCGTCCGCGCCGGCGAGTGGCTGGCCTACACCGTCACCATCGGCGCCGCGGGCACCTACTCGCTCGATCTGCGCGTCGCCTCGAGCGGCACGGGCGGCACGGTGCACTTCACGCTCGACGGGACGAACGTCACTGGTGCGATCGCCCTCCCCAACACCGGCAGCTGGGATACCTGGCAGACCGTCACCAAGACCGGCGTGTCGCTGCCGGCCGGCACGCACGTGCTGAAAGTGATCGTGGATGCGAACGGGTCGGGCGGGACGGCTGCGGATTTGAACTGGTTCAAATTCCGCTGA
- a CDS encoding polyprenol monophosphomannose synthase has product MPHRIAAAPTLSLVVPTYNERDRLPDLVTAIFDAYQRGGVEGDLVIVDDNSPDGTGRVADDLATRYPIRVVHRAGKLGLGTAVVQGFEVSEAQIVGVIDADLSHPPALVPRMVRTQLDTGADFVIGSRYIPGGGTGDWSFSRELMSRFACRLARGLTPVRDVTSGFFLVRRELARGVTISAGGFKICLELLIRSAPALVVEVPYVFQTRTAGESKMNLKEAAGYLRQLRDLRAYQRAHAVPRPEHRILPPSALSGI; this is encoded by the coding sequence TTGCCGCACCGCATCGCTGCCGCCCCGACGCTCTCCCTCGTCGTCCCGACGTACAACGAGCGCGATCGCCTGCCCGACCTGGTGACGGCGATCTTCGACGCCTACCAGCGGGGCGGCGTCGAGGGGGATCTCGTCATCGTCGACGACAACTCTCCCGACGGGACGGGCCGGGTTGCCGACGATCTGGCGACGCGGTATCCGATCCGCGTGGTCCATCGGGCGGGCAAGCTTGGCCTCGGGACGGCCGTGGTCCAGGGCTTCGAGGTGAGCGAGGCGCAGATCGTCGGGGTGATCGACGCCGATCTGAGCCATCCCCCCGCGCTGGTCCCGCGGATGGTGCGGACGCAACTCGACACCGGGGCGGACTTCGTCATCGGCAGCCGGTACATTCCAGGCGGCGGCACCGGGGACTGGTCGTTTTCACGCGAGCTGATGTCGCGCTTCGCCTGCCGGCTGGCGCGCGGCCTGACGCCGGTTCGCGACGTGACGTCGGGGTTCTTCCTGGTGCGGCGCGAGCTGGCGCGCGGAGTCACGATTTCTGCCGGGGGATTCAAGATCTGTCTGGAATTGCTCATCCGCAGCGCGCCGGCGCTGGTCGTCGAAGTGCCCTACGTGTTCCAGACCCGCACCGCGGGCGAGAGCAAGATGAATCTCAAGGAAGCCGCCGGCTACCTGCGGCAGCTTCGCGACCTGCGCGCCTATCAACGTGCGCACGCGGTGCCCCGTCCGGAGCACCGCATACTGCCGCCCTCGGCACTCAGCGGAATTTGA